Proteins from a genomic interval of bacterium:
- a CDS encoding short-chain dehydrogenase gives MEIRGKTILVLGGAGLVGRAFCRKLLKLNPRKLVVGGLSEAEANEGISVLKPEAGNCELVPVWGNIFVRWDFKDLRRSPDPEQDQILNNPARRKQLLRDILDPLDAEILTENTFVRFLDEHKADAVIDCINTATGIAYQDLYSQSDRLRSEIEKIRNGASTDAAKLVDFTESLIGSQYIPQLVRHIQIMFEAMKPTKLSPETRRQHKVEAYIKCGTTGTGGMGLNIPYTHSEGKPSRVLLSKTSVAGAHSMLLMLMSITPDAPITKEFKPAAAIAWKDIRFDKIIRKGRPIPLVDVQPQYGEQLGETFCPEQANSAKPTGQDLRAVFIDTGENGVFSAGEFEAITSIGQMEFITPEEIADVMLNELIGGNTGKDVVSAIDAAVMGPTYRAGAIRDKALKRLAELEQSVGSDSVAFEILGPPRLSKLLFESYLMKRAFGTYESAFQATAEMRRHAAEELIRSDSDLRSQILTVGLPILLSDGKTVLRSDHVVIPPDPGKKKAFPVTAERVDQWCFDGWIDLRLKNWECWGERLKKMKEEAELDDGSEKSSRFHRGREFWWQGLPGGGEVPAPIRVGAVAGWLFTVEDEGERIKR, from the coding sequence ATGGAAATCCGAGGTAAAACCATCCTTGTCTTAGGCGGCGCCGGTTTAGTCGGCCGGGCATTCTGCCGCAAACTGCTGAAACTTAACCCCCGCAAGCTCGTTGTCGGCGGTCTCTCCGAAGCGGAAGCCAACGAAGGCATTTCCGTTTTGAAGCCGGAAGCTGGTAATTGCGAACTTGTCCCGGTATGGGGAAACATTTTTGTCCGCTGGGACTTCAAAGACCTGCGTCGCAGTCCCGACCCGGAACAAGACCAAATTTTGAACAATCCCGCCCGCCGCAAGCAATTGCTGCGCGATATACTTGACCCACTGGACGCCGAAATCCTAACGGAAAACACGTTTGTCCGGTTCCTCGATGAGCATAAAGCGGATGCCGTGATCGATTGTATCAATACGGCAACCGGTATTGCTTATCAAGATTTGTATTCCCAGTCTGACCGACTGCGTTCCGAAATTGAAAAGATACGCAATGGCGCCAGTACCGATGCTGCAAAACTGGTCGACTTTACTGAATCGTTGATCGGTTCCCAGTACATTCCGCAACTAGTTCGTCACATTCAAATTATGTTTGAAGCGATGAAACCGACGAAACTCTCCCCCGAAACTCGTCGCCAGCATAAAGTCGAAGCATACATCAAGTGCGGTACTACCGGAACCGGCGGTATGGGCTTGAATATCCCCTACACCCACAGTGAAGGGAAACCGTCTCGCGTTTTGTTGTCCAAGACTTCGGTCGCCGGCGCGCATTCGATGCTGCTGATGCTGATGTCGATTACGCCAGATGCCCCGATTACCAAGGAATTCAAACCGGCGGCGGCAATTGCCTGGAAAGACATCCGCTTCGATAAGATTATACGAAAGGGTCGTCCGATTCCCTTGGTAGACGTGCAACCGCAGTACGGCGAGCAGTTGGGTGAAACATTCTGTCCGGAACAAGCAAATAGCGCGAAACCGACGGGACAAGACCTCCGCGCCGTGTTCATCGATACCGGCGAAAATGGCGTTTTCTCGGCGGGCGAGTTTGAAGCGATTACCAGTATCGGCCAGATGGAATTCATTACCCCGGAAGAAATCGCCGACGTCATGTTGAATGAGTTAATCGGCGGCAATACCGGTAAGGATGTTGTAAGCGCTATCGACGCCGCAGTCATGGGCCCGACGTACCGCGCCGGTGCGATCCGCGACAAGGCATTGAAACGACTCGCAGAGTTAGAGCAATCGGTGGGTTCCGATAGCGTCGCTTTTGAGATTCTCGGACCGCCGCGGCTGAGCAAGCTGCTCTTCGAGTCCTATCTCATGAAGCGGGCATTCGGCACCTACGAAAGCGCGTTCCAAGCCACGGCGGAAATGCGCCGCCACGCCGCAGAGGAATTGATTCGCAGCGATTCCGATTTACGTTCGCAAATTCTAACGGTTGGTTTACCGATTCTGCTCTCCGACGGCAAAACGGTGTTGCGTTCCGACCATGTGGTGATACCGCCGGATCCGGGCAAGAAGAAAGCCTTCCCGGTAACCGCCGAACGGGTCGACCAGTGGTGCTTTGACGGATGGATTGATCTCCGTCTCAAGAATTGGGAATGCTGGGGCGAACGGCTCAAGAAGATGAAGGAAGAAGCTGAATTGGATGATGGCAGCGAGAAAAGTTCCCGCTTCCATCGCGGCCGTGAGTTCTGGTGGCAAGGGCTGCCGGGCGGTGGCGAAGTCCCGGCACCGATTCGTGTCGGCGCAGTAGCCGGTTGGCTCTTCACCGTGGAAGACGAAGGCGAACGCATCAAGCGATAG